In the genome of Candidatus Eisenbacteria bacterium, the window GTGCGGTGCCGGTCGGCGCGCTGCTGGTGTGGATCGCATTCGGGCGAGGCGCGCCACGACTTCGCATCACGGCGATCGCGATCGCCGCAGCCACCGCCCTGAGCCTCGTCGTCGCGGCACTCGGCGCGTCGTGGCTTCGCTACCTGTTTCCGATGCGGGTGCCGCTCGAGGCGGCGGGCCTGCTCGCGCTGTTCGCGCTGATCGCGCGGATTCCCGATGCGATGCTTCGCGCGTCGGCGCGGCGACTGATCCATGCGGCCATCGCGGTGACGGCACTGGCGTGGGGCGTTCAGCAAACCCGTCGCGGCAACCTGGAGGCGCGCGAAGTCGCGGCCACCCGCGCGTTGCCCGGCGTCGCAACGCTGAATCAACTCGCGGATCGCATCGTGCGCGAAGTTCCGGCCGAGGAACCCGTGATGAGCAATCTGGGTTCGACCCTCGCGTGGTATGCGGACCGTCCGATCGTTCATCTGGCACTCACGCCGAACGACGTGAACGCCTGCCGTGATCGGCTCGAATTCCGTCACGTGCTCGTGGTGTTTCCGGACTCCGCGCGTTCCTGGCCGGGCTGGGGCGAAATCGTCGCACGACCGCAGCTCGCGGCCGAGCATCCGGGCTGGAGCACGCGCGAGGTTCGCCACTGGCTCACCTCCGAAGGCCTGCGCGCGGTGTGGATCGAACTCGGGCCCCGGGCGACGAGCCTCCCATGACCACAACCGCGACCTCGGGAGCAATCGATCCGCGCGCAATGCGTGGCGGAGGCCCGCGTTTGGCACTCGCCGCGATGATCGCGGCCTGGAGCACATGGAGCGTGTGGCTCTGCGCCCGAAAGTTTCGCTACTTCCTCTACGACGACGTGGACCTGGGCATCTTCACTCAGGCGGTCGACCGACTGCTGCACGGCACGCTCTTCAACTCGATTCGCGGCATGAACTGGCTCGGGGACCACAGCTCGCTCAATCTGTTCCTCCTCGCGCCGCTCCACGCCCTGTTCCCGAGTCCTCTCACGCTGCTGACGGTTCAGAGCCTGGCACTCGCGCTCGGCGCGATCCCGTGCTACGCGCTGGCGCGCCGCGAGCTCGGCGACGAGCGCCTGGCGCTGTACGTGGCCGCGCTCTACCTGGCCTACCCGGCACTCGGTTACGTTTCGCTCTTCGAGTTTCACCCCGAGTCGCTCGCGGTCGCGCCGCTGCTCGCCGCGTTTCTCGCACTGCGCACGCAGCGTCCTCGCGCCTGCCTCGCATGGTCGGCCGTCTCGCTCCTCGCCCGCGAGGACGTCGCGCTGGTGGTGCTCGCGATGGCCGCGTACGCCGTGCTCGCGACCCGCGGGCGCGCGCGTCGCACGGGCGCCGGCCTCGCCGCTCTCGCAGTGGCGTCTCTCGCGGTGTCGTTCCTGTGGCTCAAGCCACACTTGAGTTCGGGCGAAGCCGAGTACGGGCGCATGTACGCCGCGTGGGGAAACTCGGCATGGGACATCGCCGGCTCGATCGTGCGACAGCCACTGCGAGCGCTGAGTGCTCTGATCTCGACCCCCGGCGATCCGTTCGATTCGCGTTCCAAGCTCGAGTTCCTGCTGCACCTGATGCTGCCGGTCGCGTTCCTGCCGCTCGCCGGCGGGCCGGCGCTGCTGGTGGCGGTGCCGACGCTTGCCGAGCATCTGCTTTCGTCGCGCGGACAGCAGCACTCGATCGTCTTCCAGTACACAGCACTCATGATCCCCGCGGTGTTCGTGGCCACGGTTCTCGGGTTGCGCCGACTCTCGATGCGCGACGGCGCGCTGGCGCGCGATCGCGCGGCCGCACTGCTCGGAGTCGCGCTCGCCACCACGCTGCTCTCCCAGCTCCTGTTCGGCCCGGTGGCGGGCCGCCGGATCCTTCTCTCCCGCGGCCCGATCGAGCGGGTCGAGCCGCAGCCACTCGACCGCGCGCTCGTCCTCCACCGTGCGCGCATGCTGGCGCGCATTCCGCCCGACGCGCCGGTGGTCGCCGGGTTCGAGTACCTTGCGCGCCTGGCGCGCCGCGACTCGCTTCACTCGCTCCATCACGTCGTCGGCGGCCGCTTCACCTATTCGACTCGCGCCTACCCGCAACCCGTCGGCATCGTGGCGCTCGTGGCCGATCTCGCGAGCCCGCGACTCACTCCGTTTCTCGACGATTCGAGTTCGGTCCGACTCGCCCGGCTCCTCGCACTCAACGGGTTGCTCCCGGTCGACACCGCGAACGATCAGCTGCTGTTTCTACAAGACGCCACGCCGCTGCCACTCGTGACCATTCTCCCGCTCTCGGATTCCGCGGCCACGGTACGAGCGAGCTTCGAGCAGCGCCTCACGCTGTGCGATTCACGGCTCTGGAATGATCGCTCACGCGCCGGCGGTACGCTCGAGTTCTCGACCGATTGGCGGCGCATCGCGCCTCTGAAGGAGTCGGTACTGGTGCGCTGGCAGCTGCTCGATGCCGACGGCGCGATCGTTCACCAGCAGATTCACCACCTCGGTTATCTCGTCGCGCCGCCGACGGCCTGGCCTGAGGACCGCGTGATCCGCGAGTGGTATCGACTCGTGCTCCCCGACGTCTTGCGTCCGGGCCGCTACACGCTCGCGATGCAGGTCGGCTGGCGACGCGGGCGCGAAGCCACGATCGCGCGGCTGGATCAGCCGACGCCGGGACGGACGGATGATGTCTTGACGCTCGGAACGTTCGAGATCGAGGCCACACCATGAGCGCCGAGCCCGCGACCGACCCGCGGCCCGACCGGTTTTCGCTCGCGCTCGACCTCGCCACCGCATTGCTCCTCGCAGTCGCTCTGACGCGACTCGCGCAGCAGGCGTCGACCGCACGCTGGTTCACCGACGAGTGCTTTCACGCGCGCCTGTCCAGCCTCCTCGCCGCCACGCATCAGCTGCCCCGCACGTTGCCCGAGTTCTACGGCGGACTCTTCACTTACTACCCGCCGCTCTTCCACGTCTTCGGTGCCGTCACGATCTCGGCATTCGGGGCACCGGCCCTGCGCGAGCTGAACGTCGGGTTGTGGGCGGTGTTGCTGGTCACGCTGTGGGTGGGGCTGGGCTCGGGACTGCCGCGTCCGGCGCGGCGGACGGCCGTGCTGCTGTGCCTCTCCAATCACTGGCTCGCGCTCCACGCGGTCCGCCTGTACGGAGAGCTGCTGTTCGCGACGCTGGTGCTGGCCGCCGGACTGCTGGCATTGCGCCTCACGCGAACCTCGCGCATCGCCGATGCCATCGGGCTCGGTGTGGTGGCGGGGCTCATGACGCTCGCCAAACCTGCGGGTGCGGCCGCGATCCCGCTCGCGCTTGCAACCGCGGGCGTGCTGGCCTGGCGCCGACATTCGGGCCCGGCACGACGCTGGCTGATCGCCGCGGCGATCGCGATCGGCATCGGCGCACCTTACTGGCTGCGCAATCTGCGCGAGTTCGGAAGTGCGCTCTACCCGCTCGGAGCCCCCGACCGCGATCGGGAGCTGTGGGCATTGACACTCGAAACCTTCGGCGGCTCGACTGCTCGCTACTTCACGCGCGTCGCCGATGGCCTCGGACCGTGGCTGCTCGGCGCCGCGGTGCTGGCACTCGGGCTGGCGATTCGGAGGCGCCGAGTGGATCACGTGACCGCACTGGTGATCGGCCTCGCCGGCGCGATCGCAATCGCACCGCTGTTTCCGATCCACGATCCCCGCCACGTGCTGGTGCTGGTGCCGCTGCTCGCCGTCGCCGTGAGCGCCGGCATCCTGAACGGGTGGCCGGTCCGCGCCGGGCGATGGGTCCAGGTCGGCGTGTGGATCGTGGCGGCCATTCACGTGGCGCGCCTGCCCGAGTACCGGCGACCGCTCGACCTGCCGGCGCATCTCGCCGCGGCGTACGAGGCGGTGAAGCAGCACACCTCGGAACACGCCAAGCTCTTGAGCCTCTGGACCTACGACACCGCTTACTACACGGGCCGCGCAGCCACATGGCCGATTCCATGGGGGCAGGAGCGACGACCCATCGAGCCGTTTCGCGCCACCGACCCCGTCGCCTTCGCGGCCGCACTCGACCGTGCCGGCATCGATGCGCTGCTGGTTCCAATCGCGCCGCCACCCGAACGGTTCAACGGAGCGAACTACCCGCGCTCCTTCGTTCGCAACGTGTCGGCGCTGCTCGACGACGGGCAACTGGAGCTGAGCTGGAGCTCGCCGACGCTGGCGCTCGTGGTGCGTGCAGCACCGCGCGATTCCGCCGACGCGCCTAGGGCCACACCCGCCGCTCGAGACTCGGAAACGCCAGATCGGCGCCGCGAATGAAGATCGTGTCGGGGCGTACCGCCGGCATCCAGTAGGGCAGCTCTTCGAGACGCTCGCACTCCCACACCACCGCATCGCCCGAGGCGCCCGGCTCGAGATGGCCGACCAGCGCTTCGAGTCCGAGTGCCCGCGCCGCGTTCCAGGTCACCGCCATCAGGCATTCCTCGGCGGTGAAGCCGCACTGACGCGCGGCGAGCGTCACGCACTCGAGCAGCGACATCGCCGGTGAGGTGCCGGGGTTGAAGTCGGTGGCGATTGCGACCCGTGCCCCCGCGCGGCGCAGCATCGCCGCTTCCGGCAGATGCTGGCGCAGCGTGAGTGCCGCGACCGGCAGCAGCACGCCGGTCACATTGGCCGCTTCGAGGGTTCGCCAGTCTTCCTCGCTCGCAGCCTCGAGGTGATCCGCCGAGAGCGCACCGAGCTCGGCGGCCAGTCCCACGCCGCCGCTGCGCTCGAACTGCTCGGCGTGCAGCTTGATCCCGAGCCCCGCCTGTTTGGCCGCGGTGAGCACCCGTCGGCATTCGTCGACCGTGAACGCGACCGGATCGCAGAACACGTCGACGGCACTCGCGAGTTCGCGCCGCAGGATTTCCGGCAGCACGTGATCCGCCATGGTGCGCACGTACGACTCGCGATCGCCGGTGTGATCGGCGGGCAGCGCGTGCAGCAGCAGGGCGGTGCGCTGGACGCGGGCGGGGACGCGCTGCACCGCACCGCGCATCAGCTCGAGCAGACGGATCTCGCGCTCGGGAGTAAGGCCGTAGCCGCTCTTCACCTCGACCGTGGTGCAACCCGCGGCCCGCCACCTCTCGAGCCGCGCCGCGAGCGTCTTTTCGAGCGTGTCGGCACGCTCGGTCGCGGTCACGGCCACCGTGGAGCGAATTCCGCCTCCAGCGGCCGCGATCGCGGCGTAGCTCTCGCCCGCCAGGCGGCGCTGGAACTCGGCGGATCGTTCGCCCGCGAAGATCATGTGAGTGTGGCAGTCGACGAGTCCCGGCGTAACGAGTTTTCCGTTCGCATTCAGCGGCCGCGCCTCGCCATGCCGACGATGCAGCTCGGCGGCCGGGCCGATTTCGAGCACCTTGCCGTCTCGGAACACCACGGCACCCTTTGGCACCCGCAGGATGCCGCGTCCTTCGCGGTCGGGCGTCACGACCTCGGAGGTGTTGTGCAGGATCGCGTACGCCGTGCGGCCGGCTACCGCCTTGTCGCGCGGATCGGTACTCATTCCGGCGGCGCGATACCCGGCAGCTTCATGCCGGTCTGGAGGGCGTGCTGGATCGCTTCCGGGTATCCGGCGTCCGCGTGACGCATCACCCCGGTGCCGGGGTCGTTGGTGAGCACGCGTTCGAGTCGCGCGTCGGCCTCGAGGCTGCCGTCGCACACGATCACCTGCCCCGAGTGGATCGAGTTACCGATTCCGACGCCGCCGCCGTGATGGATGCTCACCCACGATGCGCCCGAGGCCACGTTGAGCATCGCATTGAGCAGCGGCCAGTCGGCCACTGCGTCGGTGCCGTCTTTCATGGCCTCGGTCTCGCGGTAGGGCGAAGCAACCGAGCCGGTGTCGAGATGATCGCGCCCGATCACGATCGGCGCCTTGAGCACGCCGTCTCTCACCATGCGATTGAAACGCAGCCCCAGCCGGTGCCGCTCGCCGTAACCGAGCCAGCAGATGCGCGCCGGTAAGCCCTGGAAGCTCACGTGCTTCTGAGCCAGTGGGATCCAGCGATGCAATCGCGCGTCGTTCGGAAACTCGTCGAGGGCCGCGGCGTCAGTCGCGGCGATGTCGGACGCCTCGCCCGACAGCGCGGCCCAGCGGAACGGCCCCTTGCCGACGCAGAACAAGGGTCGGATGTACTCGACCACGAAACCCGGATATCCGAATGCCTGATCGTGCGGCAGGCCACCGCGCTCGGCTTCGCCGCGCAGATTGTTGCCGTAGTCGAACACACGCGAACCGCGCGCCTTCATGCCGAGCAGCGCCTTGACGTGCGTCACCATGGAGGCGCGTGCGCGCGCGACGTAGTCGTCCGGAGCGGCGGTGCGCAGCGCCTCGGCGCGCGCGAGATCGAGCCCCGCCGGCACATAGCCGACCAGCGGGTCGTGCGCCGACGTCTGGTCGGTGGCGACGTCGGGAATCACGCCGCGTTCCAGCAGTCGCGGATGGATCTCCGCCGCGTTGCCGACCAGCCCCACGCTGAGCGGTCGCCGCGCGGCGACCGCCTCCTGACACCACGCCAGCGCTTCATCGAGTGAATGCGACACGCGATCGCAGTAGCGTGTCTCGACGCGCCGCGCCGCGCGCGCGGGATCGACCTCGACCGCCAGGCACACGCCACCGTTCATGGTGACCGCCAGCGGTTGAGCCCCTCCCATGCCGCCGAGTCCTGCGGTCAGCACCAGGCGGCCGGCCAGCGTGCCGCCGAAGTGGCGATCGGCGATCTCGGCGAAGGTCTCGAACGTACCCTGAACGATGCCCTGCGAGCCGATGTAGATCCACGAGCCCGCGGTCATCTGCCCGAACATCATGAGCCCGCGCGCCTCGAGCTCGCGGAAGTGTTCCCAGGTCGCCCAGCGCCCGACCAGATTCGAGTTCGCGATCAGAACGCGCGGTGCATCGGCGTGGGTACGAAACACTCCGACCGGCTTGCCCGACTGAACCAGCAGCGTCTCGTCGTCGGCCAGCGACCGCAGTGCCGCAACAATGCGATCGAACGCCTCCCAGCTGCGGGCCGCGCGACCGGTGCCGCCGTAGACCACCAGATCGTCGGGCCTCTCGGCGACCTCGGGGTCGAGATTGTTCATGAGCATCCGAAGTGCGGCTTCCTGGACCCAGCCTCGACACGAGAGCGTGCGCCCGCGCGGGGCGCGCACCACGCGCGCGGTCGAGGT includes:
- the hutU gene encoding urocanate hydratase; the protein is MSPTSTARVVRAPRGRTLSCRGWVQEAALRMLMNNLDPEVAERPDDLVVYGGTGRAARSWEAFDRIVAALRSLADDETLLVQSGKPVGVFRTHADAPRVLIANSNLVGRWATWEHFRELEARGLMMFGQMTAGSWIYIGSQGIVQGTFETFAEIADRHFGGTLAGRLVLTAGLGGMGGAQPLAVTMNGGVCLAVEVDPARAARRVETRYCDRVSHSLDEALAWCQEAVAARRPLSVGLVGNAAEIHPRLLERGVIPDVATDQTSAHDPLVGYVPAGLDLARAEALRTAAPDDYVARARASMVTHVKALLGMKARGSRVFDYGNNLRGEAERGGLPHDQAFGYPGFVVEYIRPLFCVGKGPFRWAALSGEASDIAATDAAALDEFPNDARLHRWIPLAQKHVSFQGLPARICWLGYGERHRLGLRFNRMVRDGVLKAPIVIGRDHLDTGSVASPYRETEAMKDGTDAVADWPLLNAMLNVASGASWVSIHHGGGVGIGNSIHSGQVIVCDGSLEADARLERVLTNDPGTGVMRHADAGYPEAIQHALQTGMKLPGIAPPE
- a CDS encoding imidazolonepropionase, whose protein sequence is MSTDPRDKAVAGRTAYAILHNTSEVVTPDREGRGILRVPKGAVVFRDGKVLEIGPAAELHRRHGEARPLNANGKLVTPGLVDCHTHMIFAGERSAEFQRRLAGESYAAIAAAGGGIRSTVAVTATERADTLEKTLAARLERWRAAGCTTVEVKSGYGLTPEREIRLLELMRGAVQRVPARVQRTALLLHALPADHTGDRESYVRTMADHVLPEILRRELASAVDVFCDPVAFTVDECRRVLTAAKQAGLGIKLHAEQFERSGGVGLAAELGALSADHLEAASEEDWRTLEAANVTGVLLPVAALTLRQHLPEAAMLRRAGARVAIATDFNPGTSPAMSLLECVTLAARQCGFTAEECLMAVTWNAARALGLEALVGHLEPGASGDAVVWECERLEELPYWMPAVRPDTIFIRGADLAFPSLERRVWP
- a CDS encoding DUF2079 domain-containing protein produces the protein MTTTATSGAIDPRAMRGGGPRLALAAMIAAWSTWSVWLCARKFRYFLYDDVDLGIFTQAVDRLLHGTLFNSIRGMNWLGDHSSLNLFLLAPLHALFPSPLTLLTVQSLALALGAIPCYALARRELGDERLALYVAALYLAYPALGYVSLFEFHPESLAVAPLLAAFLALRTQRPRACLAWSAVSLLAREDVALVVLAMAAYAVLATRGRARRTGAGLAALAVASLAVSFLWLKPHLSSGEAEYGRMYAAWGNSAWDIAGSIVRQPLRALSALISTPGDPFDSRSKLEFLLHLMLPVAFLPLAGGPALLVAVPTLAEHLLSSRGQQHSIVFQYTALMIPAVFVATVLGLRRLSMRDGALARDRAAALLGVALATTLLSQLLFGPVAGRRILLSRGPIERVEPQPLDRALVLHRARMLARIPPDAPVVAGFEYLARLARRDSLHSLHHVVGGRFTYSTRAYPQPVGIVALVADLASPRLTPFLDDSSSVRLARLLALNGLLPVDTANDQLLFLQDATPLPLVTILPLSDSAATVRASFEQRLTLCDSRLWNDRSRAGGTLEFSTDWRRIAPLKESVLVRWQLLDADGAIVHQQIHHLGYLVAPPTAWPEDRVIREWYRLVLPDVLRPGRYTLAMQVGWRRGREATIARLDQPTPGRTDDVLTLGTFEIEATP